TGGGTGTGCGCCGGTAGCAGGCGTTGGTGATAGGCCGGGCCACGGAGGGCTTCCTTGCCGCGAGCCTGGTGACAGTTAGTAAACTATAGAAAGTGGAAAGTCAAAGTTGGTTATCATACCGGATCGAACGTCGGACGGTGAGCGGTGGTCATCCTGGCggttggcgacgacgaaagGGATGCAACAATAAGAGTTGTGGCGTGTGATGATGGGGAAGTTGGCCGGTCAAAAGTCGTCTTGGCTTAACGTTCGACGTTCGACGTTCAATCCCCCCCCTGTAAATGCACGCGCAACAGAGCGAGTGGGTCCCGACTACAGGGGAGGCAACAAATAAGGCTTCTACCGCCCGGCAGAATTTTTGCAGCGGCCCCGCCAATGCGATTGACCTCACTAAACACCTAGAAGGTCACTCACTTACTGCCGGATCCTCATAAGGCCCTCAGACTGAAGGTCACTTTTCACAGTCCAAAATACACCGCAAAGATGCCCAGGGAAGCCGAGCCATCAGCAAATGAGAAGGCTTTTGTCACACAAGCTCTCAAGGAGAACTTGAGGCTTGACGGCCGGGAATTTGACCAGTACCGGGAAGCCCAACTCACATTCGGTGATGAGTTCGGAGTCGCCAACGTCGAACTCGGCAAGACGAGGTCAGAATACACACAACATGCATCCATACCTACCTGCCCCGGTCAACCCCAACTAACACATCTCACAGAATCCTCGTCAAGGTCTCGGCAGAAGTCACAGTCCCCTACGCCGACCGCCCCTTTGAGGGCATCTTCCAAATCACCTCGGAGCTGAGCCCTAtggcctcgcccgccttcgAGATCAACCGcccgaccgaggccgaggtccttCTCTCGCGCCTCCTTGAGAAGACGATCCGCCGCTCTGGCGCCCTCGACACAGAGTCCCTGtgcctcgtcgccggccagaAAGTCTGGTCCGTCCGCGCCGACGTCCACGTCCTCTCCCACGACGGCAAcctcaccgacgccgcctgcctggctgtcgtcgccgccttgcGCCACTTTCGCAAGCCCGACACCTCCAATGAGGGCGAGTCCCTCACCATCTTCACGCCTGCCGAGCGCGAGCCTGTGCCCCTGAGCTGGCTGCACAGCCCCTTCTGCGTGACCTTCAGCTtcttcggcgacgagggagagatcacgctcgtcgacgccaactGGATCGAGGAACAGCTGCGCACGAGCAGCGCGACGGTCAGCCTGAACAAGCACGGCGAGATCAGCCAGATCTCGAAACTGGGAGGCACCCCCGTCGAGGCGGTGACGCTGTTGCACTGCGGGAACGTGGCGTTgcagaaggccaaggacTTTTCGACGCTGgtggacgagaagctggccgacgaTGCGAAGCGGAGGGACAAGGGCGGTCTCATATCTGAGCTCTTGTCCGCAGAGAACGACAGGGTGGTGGATGCATAGACGGGCGAAAGCTGAAGACCAAAAAAACAGCCAAAGAGTCGAGAAAAAAATTGTAAAATGATACCCAGCCATATACGCTTCGAAAAATTCAATGCCTGCAAACTGTGTGTGAACCGCGttggccctcgccgtcgggctCTCCAACTCCAGCAAACGCCATTCTAATGGTTCCCCTTGTAAATTTCATGCATCGTAAAACAACCGTCCCTTGCAACGACGGTGATGACGACTACCGCATCACCGGCGGTCTCGACTCCTTATTCCATTTCACTCTTGATCTGACCCACTCCACCGCCTCCTTGACGCCGGTCCCCGTCAGGGCGCTGACGGGCAGCACCCTCGAGTCGCGGATGCTGCTCGCCTTCTCGCCCTCAAACACCTTCTTCACGAGCCCCTCCTTGATCCTCACGACCTCGACGCAGTCCTCGCGGTCCTGCTTGTTGGCGAGCACCAGCACGGGCACGCCTTCGGTCTCGGAGTGCTGCAGCACGTCCTCGAGCACGAGGCGGCACTCGTCGAGGCGCCCCGAGCTGTCGTGATCGAGGTTCCCGTCGCCAATGTCGGTCGagtcgatgatgaagacgatggcgTGCGCCGAGGCGTAATAGCTCTGCCACAGCCGGCGCAGCGAGTGCTGGCCACCCACGTCCCAGATCTTCAGGTACATGTCCGGCAGCGTAATGGTCGATACGTTCTGCCCCACCGTCGGCACTGTCTTGAGCTTCGGCTCTGGGTTAccggggaggaagagggccTTGACCTGCTCGTGGAAGGTCGTCTTTCCGGCattgtcgaggccgaggaggatgacggaGTACTCTGCGACGGCAGGGAGAGATTAGCtagggcgacgacgatgtgcATAGATGGGCAGCTTGTGGTTTCATTGCGCGGCGAACCTTCTTTGCTGGTGGCCAGGAGGTAGAGGCCCTTTGCAAGGTGGTACATGGTGGGCTACGGTCGCTCGTGGGCAGGCCGGCTGCGATGGTACGGGACGCGCGAGGGTGTTGGGAGGTGGGCAGTTGGCGTCGCGGGAGAGGTGGAGGGTTTCGATAGCGGCGCAATTGGCGGGATGTGGACAGACGAAGTGGCCGGGACGGAATGGAGCTCGACAGATGCGGGAGCTGGTGCTGGGCCCGCGACGCTGACACGCTGTCCGGTGCTATGGCGGTGGGGGTTCTACAGGGGGTGGTTCAGGGGACCTCATgtttggtggcggcgggcgttGGCGGCCTTTTCAGCCCTACAGCCCCGTCCGTCACACCACGGCTATCCATGGCCTGAGGGGGCATATCGCAGTCAAATCGACTGCCTGCTATCTAGCATATATATCTATATATAGCTATATAGACATACCTTTGATGCGAAATCGTGAGACTTCGGCTACGTCTCGTTTGCGATACATATAAGTACGTTTCGAAGGAGAGCTTAGGTGAGAATATCACATGGCGTCCGGGAGCAATGTAAGTAAGTACCTCTATTCATCCCGGTCTATCTCTTCCGCATCTAAACACGCCTTTACCCAACGAACAACCAACGCTTGATACCCGATACCTCACATCTTCGGAATGGTTGTCGCATAACCCTCCACCACGGCAGTCAAGAGCCGGTTGGCAATGGCCATGGGAGGGGGCAGCCGGAGGCCACCCTCCTTGTATCCCTCGGGAGCAGGGTCACCAAGACCACTGACACCATACTTAAGCGCATCcctgacgacgtcgaaggGATACCACTTTGCGTCCTCCAGCTCAGGGTCGTTACCCAGATCAATAGTCTCGCCATCGGGCAGAGCCTGCGCAATGGCACCAATCATCAGGCTTGCAGGGTACGGCCACGGCTGGCTCGAATGGATTACGACACGGCCGACCCTCACGCCGCTCTCCTCCAAGACCTCGCGACGGACAGACTCCTCGATGGACTCCCCGGGCTCGATGAAGCCCGCGAGGGTGCTGTACCAGTTGGGGGGATACCTCTTGTTGCGACCCAGGAGCACCTtctggccgtcggcggaaatgacggcggcgatcaTGGTCGGGTCCGTCCTCGGGAAGCTGATGTTAGAAACGCCCTTGCGAGTGGCACACTCGGCCCTTTCGCGGGGAGTGTCCGAGCCGGCAAGGTCGGTGGGAGGGCACAGCCGCTTGTAGCCAGTGTTGCCCGACAAGGACGGCTGTCCGCAGCCAGCACAGAACTTGTGGCGGGTGTTCCAGTCCGCGATGGACCGGGCCTGGGCATAAATTCCGGCTAAACAATGTGAATCAGCGACAGAGACGGAGAGGGGTTCGTTAGAGGGGCGTACCATCGTCCGGCTCGAGGGTCATGGGCCTCATGCCTTCCAGGAACTTGTGTCCCTTATTGGTCTGAGCCTCGATAAGTTGgttggcggcatcggcatACGAGCCCTTGGGCGTCACATCGACGGCGAACCAGGGCCGGCCCTTAAGGCCCTTGTACTCAAAGGGCACGTTTGCGCTctcgtcgaggcccaggAAGATGATGAGCGGTTTAGTGACGGTCGAGTCGAAGTTCTTGACCAGGTCTTCCTCGGACGGGCCGAACGGGTCCTCGGTGGTCAGGGGCTTAACATCCTCGAAGGACGCAAACTGAATTTTTGTGGGCGCGTTGGTGAGAGGGCTGAGATCCTTCAGGAGCATAAACTTCGTCTCCTTGAACTGGAACGCGGCCCTGATGAAGGTGTGGTCGGTACGGAGCCAGCCCATGCGGTTCAGGACGCTGCCGGCGAAGTAGTTGACGGTCTCCCGTCCGAACTTGCGGGACAACATGGAGTCGGGATCGTCGACTGGTGCGGGTAAGTTCCAGGCCTGAGAACCCATGCCGAGGTTCGTGAGATGGTGACGGGTGAAGCTATCGCGGGGTTTCCAGCGAACGTGTTTGGAATGGATtggccgtcgacggtgtGCTGGTTATGTAACGATGCGATGAACTCTGAAAAGGGAATATccggaagaggagagagagcacCAAGACAATGTAACCTAAAAATGGGTTTGCGATGTCTTTCAGTGTGGGATATCAAAAGACGTGCAgtggtggcggaggcggacTCTTCGGCTGATTAATCAGTTTGTCGGGGAACGGGGATAGGAGGAATAAGATGGGGTAGAGAGAGACCCGTTGATGGAGCCGTCACGGTGAATGGCGACTCGCTGCCGAGCTCCGATAAATGGAGCCCCCGGCAGATCCCCTGTCACAGACCGAGAGAAACCGTGCGGGACAAGAAAGGCTCGAcacgacgacatcgactTGTCATTCAAATGGCCCGGAATTGTCGCGGCGTTCGGAGCCAATGGGAGAAGCGTCCGGCAGCCGCTACGGGTGTCGTCATGCGATAGGCGTGCTGGACTGTCGAGAGACCGGACGAGAGGAATCGAGTGAACGGAAGCAAGAGATGAATCGAATCCCTGGAATACAATAAATAAGCAGACCCAACCTGAACTAAATGTTGTCAATAGCTACCCCCGCGATTGGCCTTCATTAGTTAACGAATCTCCCTCCAGCATCCACTATATGTCGTTGCTGGTGGCAAGTATGCCTAGAGGCGGACTCGACTCTGTGCACCAACTGCCTCCAGGAAATGCCGAAGGGTTTTTAAGAGATACCGTAACGGGGACCCATGGACAGGTGCCATTGCGACACATCAGATATGAGTGAGATGATGGATCAGAGGGCTCACTTAAGCTTATCCACTCGACTTGGCCCCTGAAATCGCCCAGGGAAAGAGATCTTGCCGAGGTGCAGACATGGGGGACAGGAAATGCTTAGTCATGTCGTTGTTGCTGTGCTGGCTGTTGTGACGTTATGCAAAGCTGAAAATGCACCAAATCCTGCATAAAGCCGGTTGTAAAGACATAGGCGTTTCAGCGCATTTTAGCGCCATTTCCCCCGCATTTTGCTCGTTTCCGGCTGTAGGAGTGACGTCGTGGCCCTCTGGGCTTCTTCGCTAAAAATCCCAGCTGggccgcccctcccccccctgtaagctggtttttttttttttcgtactGGGCGACAGGGCGGGCGCGCGCCCAAAGAGACTTGCAAGCGCACGTGGACACCGATGGCGTGGGtgcccgccgctgccggaaGCGGAAGTGGAAATGGGCAAAAAAGGGCCCTGGGAAATGGCAAACCATCTTTCGCGAGAAATGCCAATGTCTTGTTTATTGCAGGAAAAAGTCttcccaccaccaccatcatcatcgtccgaTTTTGGGACGCCCGtttcttccctcttctttAGCCATTGCCGACTAAGCCTGAAGACATTTGGGGTTTTGTTTCTGTCCCTTTTTGCTGTAGGAAGTCGTTATTCTTGAACAGCTTTTTAATAGCTTCATTTATCCCCCTCTTTGTTTAATTCTTTGGTCGCATACGAACTCCTCTGCCCGGAATCGTACCATGGCTCCCCCTACCGCCCccctcaacctcgacgtcgaggcgaTATCTGGCATTTGCGGGTAAGCTCGCCCTACCGTCCCTCGTCAGCGAATCGTACTCTCCGATAAGGTACTGACCCAATGCGCCCAGTTCAATCTCAATTGCCTGCTgggtcgtcgtcttctcgccCCAGATCCTCGAGAACTTCCGTcgcggcagcgccgacggcctgtCGCTGCAGTTCATTATCGTTTGGCTGGCGGGCGATGTTTTCAACATCCTGGGTGCCGTCCTCCAGGGCGTCCTCCCTACCATGGTGAGTCAGAGCCCCTTGCAGACTCGTCGCTCTCGCCATACTGCTTCGAGAACCCCTGGCTGACGCTATGACGCTGCCTCCCGTTAGATCATCCTCGCAATTTACTACACCATCGCCGATATGGTGCTCTTGGCACAATGCTTCTACTACCGGGGTTTCACCTGgaaggacgaggtcgtccCGCCGGCCCCGAAGACGCGCAACCGCACCGGCGAACCGAACGAGCGGACCGGCCTCCTGCCCTCAGCCATAATTGACCGCGAGCGCCGGGGCTCCGATTGGTCCAACCTCTCCCCTGCCGCGCCGATGCGCCCCGAGAGCGCacccgctcctcctccgagaccgacgacgacgctgcaGGCCCTCCTGTGGAACACTACTGCCGTGCTCATGGTTTGCGCTGCCGGCGTTGTCGGCTGGTTCCTCAGCCGCAAGTACTCCCACCCCGAGGAGCCCGGCCACGAGaccaacgacaacgacgctCTGGCGTTCAACACTCTTGGCCAGGTCTTTGGCTGGCTCTGCGCTGTCTTCTACCTCGGCTCCCGCCTGCCGCAGCTTCTGCTGAACTACCGCCGCAAGTCCACCGAGGGCGTCAGcatgctcttcttcctctttgcGTGCCTTGGGAACTTGACCTACGTGCTCAGCATCTTCGCCTTTGACCCTCGCTGCAAGCACGACAAGTGCGCCCCCGGCGAGGCGAGCGCCATCTACGGCCGCTACATTCTGGTCAACCTGAGCTGGTTGGCAGGAAGCTTGGGCACCCTGCTGCTTGACATGGGCATCTTTGCGCAGTACTTCATGTACCGCGCCGATGAGTTTgccagcgacgacgaggaggagggcgatgACCAGAGCATCGACGAGGATCAGTGGGACCAGCGCCCTCTGCTCGCGCGCGGTGACTCTGTCTACCAGTAAGAGGTGGCAAAACCTCGACATAGTGAATTTCTTTTCTTGGATTTTTTTACGGGATTATATTTGTGAAAACATTTACGGGCGTACTCGATACACGGAAAAGGGCTGGGTGGTCAATTGTTTTATTCCAAAAGAGAGCATTCGCTGCATTACAGGGCTGGGTAAAAGAAGGTTTACACTACCATCCGGAAAATTAAAAAGGGGCAGGGTTGGAGAGGTAGATCATCCGCCATGGCATGGATCATTTGGCTGTTATTTATCTTAGAGAAATCGGACACCTTTTCCTGACTAGTCCATTCCATTGCGCCTGCGACTGTGCCTCGGAGCAACACTCACATCCACCCGAGCCTCTTCCACACGAAGCTGGCTCCCCCCGCGAGCGCGGTGACGCCCGTGAAGACGATCAACGTCCCGTAGCCGCTGCCGTACCCGAACCCGGCCTCCCCCTTCCACGGGGCACCCTTGATCAGCGCCTCGCTGAGCGGGCCCGAGATGACGTTCCCGATCCCCCGCCCCGCGGCCAACATGCCAAACACCATGCTcgggtcgacgccgcgctccCTCGCGCGCtcgtgctcgacgacgaccttcATGATGCCCGGCCACGCCGACGTGTACGCGCCGGCGAACAGCCCGTACACGACGCAGAAGGCGTACAGCACGCCGAGGGTCGACGAGAACCCCCACGCGAGGAACGTGCCGAGGGTCGCGCCCGCGCTGGCGAGCATCAGGCACGACGGAGCCGAGacgcggtcgacgagggaCCCCATGGCGAcgcagccgacgacggaggcgacgttgacgaggaggatcGTCAGGGCCGAGGCGTAGGCCGAGGCACCGAGGGCGGACTGCGCGTACGAGGGGAGGTAGATGCCCGGCAGGAAGAAGCCcagcgcctcgacgacgttggcggCCTGGTGCAGGGCGAAGGGGCGGCTCAGGGCGAAGCGCAGGTTGCTGAAGGGGCGCGCgtgcgtcgccggcgtcgcgtgcgtcgtcgacgacgcgggcAGCCTCGGCTTGATGAAGAAGGCCAGCGGCGCCGTGAGGGCGAAGAGCAGGCCGGACCACAGGCGGAGGGTGGTGCGGAAGCCCatgcggccgaggaggtgcTCCATCATGAGCGGcaggacgacgccggcgaggccggtgCCGGACCACATGACGCCGTAGGCGAACCCCTTGCGGCGGACGAACCACTGGTCGATGTAGAGGATGCAGGGGCAGtaggcgatggcgccgccgacggcgtagAGGACGCCCTGGGTGACGATGAGGTGGGTGACGGTgcgggagaaggaggaagcggcgagggcgacgcaCATGACGATCAGGCCGAGGATGGGCGCGTGGCGGGACTCGCGGGGGAACATGCGGAGgaggccgatgacgacggggccggaGAGGTACATGATCCCCTGGGTGAGGGGGGTTGTCTCGTTGTCAGTATAACGCATCTCGTCAAGGGGTCCCACAGAACCCAAGGACATACATACCATGGAACAGGTcccgatgacggcgatgttGGGCTGGCCGGCGAACGGCGGGTTCGTCGAGTAGTGGCTCTGGAAGACGCCAAAGGCAAAGGGAAACCCCCAGACGAGCatctcgacggcgaagcaggcggcgaggaagagccAGGCCCgcctgccgccgtcgacgggcgggagggaggagaacTCGTGGCTCGCGCGGTGGGGGTCATTGCCggtgtcgttgtcgttgtcgttgtcgttgccaCTACCGGACTCGGCGGCCGAGTACGGGTCCCggggcggcgatgtcgccggcgtcttggCGGGGGTCGGGATCTTTGTCTCCGGGGTGAGGTGTTGGAGCTCGGTCTGCGTCGACATGGTGGGCAATTATGGCTGAATGCAGTTCCCTGACCCTTGTCCGGTCCTTCGATGCTCCTACGAAAACCGGAACCCGTAAGTAGATGGTTGGGGCAACGGCTTTAAAGACCCGAATTGCTGCAGCGGTTGAGGGGGCTCATGTCAGTGTCTCGGCGCGAATCCACACCACGCCCTACCGGTGACTTGTCGGCACAAGGGCGATTGGCAGACACAAAAACCCCAATCCGTACCTACATAAGCACATGCTGGAGCACACGCTAAACCCTGCTGCAGGAGGGGattgaggggggggggtccaaTAGAATTCAGGGGCGCATCTGTATTGAGCCCGATCGTCTTCTCACTCCCTCATGGGATTCATGTCAAGGGTCTTGAGCTTTCAGTGGTTATATGGAGCGCTGTGACGGGGGTAGGGGATGATTTTCAAAGACGGCATGGAGGCTTCTCCTTTCTTTCCGCAGCCCCCAAATTCTTTAACAGAGGCGTTGGTCGTGTTCGAGTGGAACATATCTCAAAAAGCAATTTAGCAACAAGGGCCTCTTCAGAACGCCAAAAGATGGTTTCTTGGGCTGCGTCTTCGCCCCTCCACTGGAATGCCACGCCAAGGCAAAGAGCCACCGGCCATGTCTCGGCGATCGTTTGCTGCCGAGACACTCGCGGACCCGGCGCTTCGGGGTGAGAAGACCCACTGACCGGTTCCGACCGACTCCGTGGCCCGGATGTCCAGTGCGGCAGCCAGCGGCAACTTGTTGAAATTCGTGTTCTTGACTTCGAATAAGTGTGGCTGTTCCATTGAAACCGCCCTATAATTTTTCGACTTGTCTGGAGACTATGGAAACAGTCATCAAAAGCCCTCACCGGAAGCTGTCACCAAGTGTATTGGAGCTCTCAATGGCGACGCAGCAGTCGTTGATGGAATCGAGGTACCGGTCGGACAGAATACACGCGTACGAACGCACCTTGATGCGTAAGCAAGCTCAGTATCCGGAGCCAGAACAGACTGATTGTCCCAGTGTAGCAACATATCGAACGTTGTCTTCCTGGCCTCGCATTGTGCGAATTCCCAGCCCCTCATCCCATTGGGTCCGCCGTCCCAATTCGCGTTGTTTCGAGTCGAATCCAAGAGCTCGGCAGGCCTACCCAGTACCCTGCCCCTCGCGGCGCCTCAAAGCATCTTGCTACGACGCCAGAAACAGAATGTTCCTCTGGAGTCGGGTTCCGTCAACGCCAGCTGGAGAGGCTGAAGAAACACTGAAACCCCTTAGTCTTCGCTTCCCTGCACCTATACTGCACCTATACATAGCTAGCACCCACAGAATACCACGCCGAACCGCAGCTCGAGTTCTGCACAGCAAGAACGGCCCCTCCCCAAAGCAGTTCATTCGTCACGCGCGGGGTGTTCATTGATTGGCGACGAGTCAGCATCGCGCGATCCCGCTCGATCGGGATCCCCGGGGTCATTTAAAGAGAAGCCCACTTGTCACCGCGGAGCCATGCTACCTCGCATCCACCCACGGAGACGGCGTTCTAGGGCTCTCTCTCGAGACAATCTAGAATAAACTAGCAAAGCCTTAAAATAGGCCGTGCCATCAGGCCAGGTGCTGCGCATCtgcgcccccccccccccaacaaAACATCGGATCTTTTCGCCAGCGCTGCATGAACTCAGGCAGGACGAACGAGCACCCAGACACCGAAAAGAATTTTGAGTCATCCCCTTTGCCAGCGGGAGTGATGTAAGGCCGTCAACAAactctctatctctctctctctctctctctccctcctgcTTATTAGTGCTGCCACCGTGCGACCTCGAGCGGCTTTCCATAGCCATGTACCAACGCATCCCGCACTCGGTATCTCGCTCGCGGCCCCTCCGCTGGGGTCATTCCACCCATCCCCTCTCGCAATCGGggacccccctccctccggTCATCTTCGAGTGCTGTGCACAACCACGAGGTCAGGCGCAAGCCCTGTCTCAGCGCAGGACCGTTGGGAAGGGTATCCCGAGCCCCATGCCACACTGCCACACGGTGTGTCCTCACCGCGGGAGGGGGTTTCTTGCGTAGGAAGGTATGTAACGTACCGAAcggggaagagagga
The genomic region above belongs to Colletotrichum higginsianum IMI 349063 chromosome 2, whole genome shotgun sequence and contains:
- a CDS encoding NUDIX domain-containing protein; this translates as MGSQAWNLPAPVDDPDSMLSRKFGRETVNYFAGSVLNRMGWLRTDHTFIRAAFQFKETKFMLLKDLSPLTNAPTKIQFASFEDVKPLTTEDPFGPSEEDLVKNFDSTVTKPLIIFLGLDESANVPFEYKGLKGRPWFAVDVTPKGSYADAANQLIEAQTNKGHKFLEGMRPMTLEPDDAGIYAQARSIADWNTRHKFCAGCGQPSLSGNTGYKRLCPPTDLAGSDTPRERAECATRKGVSNISFPRTDPTMIAAVISADGQKVLLGRNKRYPPNWYSTLAGFIEPGESIEESVRREVLEESGVRVGRVVIHSSQPWPYPASLMIGAIAQALPDGETIDLGNDPELEDAKWYPFDVVRDALKYGVSGLGDPAPEGYKEGGLRLPPPMAIANRLLTAVVEGYATTIPKM
- a CDS encoding Major facilitator superfamily transporter; translated protein: MSTQTELQHLTPETKIPTPAKTPATSPPRDPYSAAESGSGNDNDNDNDTGNDPHRASHEFSSLPPVDGGRRAWLFLAACFAVEMLVWGFPFAFGVFQSHYSTNPPFAGQPNIAVIGTCSMVCMSLGSVGPLDEMRYTDNETTPLTQGIMYLSGPVVIGLLRMFPRESRHAPILGLIVMCVALAASSFSRTVTHLIVTQGVLYAVGGAIAYCPCILYIDQWFVRRKGFAYGVMWSGTGLAGVVLPLMMEHLLGRMGFRTTLRLWSGLLFALTAPLAFFIKPRLPASSTTHATPATHARPFSNLRFALSRPFALHQAANVVEALGFFLPGIYLPSYAQSALGASAYASALTILLVNVASVVGCVAMGSLVDRVSAPSCLMLASAGATLGTFLAWGFSSTLGVLYAFCVVYGLFAGAYTSAWPGIMKVVVEHERARERGVDPSMVFGMLAAGRGIGNVISGPLSEALIKGAPWKGEAGFGYGSGYGTLIVFTGVTALAGGASFVWKRLGWM
- a CDS encoding Pq loop repeat protein; translated protein: MAPPTAPLNLDVEAISGICGSISIACWVVVFSPQILENFRRGSADGLSLQFIIVWLAGDVFNILGAVLQGVLPTMIILAIYYTIADMVLLAQCFYYRGFTWKDEVVPPAPKTRNRTGEPNERTGLLPSAIIDRERRGSDWSNLSPAAPMRPESAPAPPPRPTTTLQALLWNTTAVLMVCAAGVVGWFLSRKYSHPEEPGHETNDNDALAFNTLGQVFGWLCAVFYLGSRLPQLLLNYRRKSTEGVSMLFFLFACLGNLTYVLSIFAFDPRCKHDKCAPGEASAIYGRYILVNLSWLAGSLGTLLLDMGIFAQYFMYRADEFASDDEEEGDDQSIDEDQWDQRPLLARGDSVYQ
- a CDS encoding 3' exoribonuclease — encoded protein: MPREAEPSANEKAFVTQALKENLRLDGREFDQYREAQLTFGDEFGVANVELGKTRILVKVSAEVTVPYADRPFEGIFQITSELSPMASPAFEINRPTEAEVLLSRLLEKTIRRSGALDTESLCLVAGQKVWSVRADVHVLSHDGNLTDAACLAVVAALRHFRKPDTSNEGESLTIFTPAEREPVPLSWLHSPFCVTFSFFGDEGEITLVDANWIEEQLRTSSATVSLNKHGEISQISKLGGTPVEAVTLLHCGNVALQKAKDFSTLVDEKLADDAKRRDKGGLISELLSAENDRVVDA
- a CDS encoding ADP-ribosylation factor family protein — protein: MYHLAKGLYLLATSKEEYSVILLGLDNAGKTTFHEQVKALFLPGNPEPKLKTVPTVGQNVSTITLPDMYLKIWDVGGQHSLRRLWQSYYASAHAIVFIIDSTDIGDGNLDHDSSGRLDECRLVLEDVLQHSETEGVPVLVLANKQDREDCVEVVRIKEGLVKKVFEGEKASSIRDSRVLPVSALTGTGVKEAVEWVRSRVKWNKESRPPVMR